The following nucleotide sequence is from Deltaproteobacteria bacterium.
CTCAGATTTTGCGGGATTAAAACCCGTCCCTGGCTGTCCAGGACGCAGTGAACGGCGGCGGACATAAAAAACCTGTTGAAAGCGCGGACTTCTTTTTTCAGAATAGACTGTTGGGCCATCTTCTCTTCGATGACGTTCCATTCCTTGAAGGGAAAGACGATGAGGTATCCGTCCCAGTTGGTGATGACGAGCTGGTTGTCATATTTCTCGGCAAAGATCTCACGATACTTGGCCGGTAGAATGATTCTCCCCTTGTCATCAATGGTGTGATTGTACTGACCCCTGAACAAGGCCATCTCCAATTCCCTCCACAATGAGCCACTTCTCTCCACTTGGCTCCGAATATAGAGAGGTAATGGGGGGTTTGTCAAGCAGAAAATTATTCTTTTTTTCCGTTAACTTGGTATTTTTTTACTGCTTTGTTGTGGGAGGCATAATCGGTCGAAAAAAAATGGGTGCCGTTGTTCCTGGATACAAAGTAAAGAAAATTGTTGGCCGCCGGATAGAGAGCCGCTTGCAGGGAATCCAATCCGGGGTTGGCGATGGGCCCGGGAGGCAGGCCGTGAATTTGGTACGTGTTGTGAGGTGATGACGTGTTGAGGTGTCGACGCTTGATGGGGCCGCTGAAACCTTTCAGGTTATACACTGCGGTGGGGTCGCTTTGGAGCTTCATTCCTTTTTTCAAACGATTGTGGAACACGGCGGAAATCAGGATTTTTTCTTCTTTATGGCCGGTTTCCCTGCCGATCATGGAGGCCAGGGTTACCCATTCCTGAAGGGAAAAACCCATGATTTGCGCGCGCTTTTGCATGGCCGGTGTAACGTGCTTCCAAAATTCGGTTATCATGCGAACCATGATTTTTCTGGTTCCCATGGAACGGTCAAAGTAGTACGTTTCCGGGTATAAAAAACCTTCGGCCGTATCGCCCTCTATATCCAGGGAAACAAGAAAATTTTTGTCTTCGAACAGGGCAATGAACTCTTCCCGGTCGATCAGGCCAAGCGCGGCAAGACGATCGGCAATGTCATGGGCGGTCTGGTCTTCCGGTATGACGAAGCGATAGCGCTTGATATCCCCCCTGACCAACTTGTCCAGAACCGAAACCGTGGAAATATTCAGGGGAAACTCGTATTCCCCCGCCTTGATTTGATGGGTAACCCCCCTGAGAATGGAGAGCAGATAAAAAGATGCTTTCGTACGAATCAGTCTTTCCCGGTGAAGCATATTCACAATTTCGCAAAAACGTTCTCCTCGATGAATTTCGACTAGAACAGGTTTTGTCCGTCCCTTTGGGGGTTGTGTGACATCGATGAGGAATGCGAGTATAAATCCGAAAAAAATGATGCAAAATATGCCTGCGAAAACTAATTTTCTTGAGATGGTGAATTGCATAAACAAGGGGGCTGAGAGGCTAATGGGGTTTGGACGGGCGATCGAGATAACTTTGCAGAATCAAGGTCGCGGCGATCTTGTCCACGAGGAGACGACGTTTTTTCCAGTGTACATCCGCTTCGCGGAGGACCTCTTCCGCAGCTTGTGAAGACAGGGTTTCATCCCACTTGATGACGGGAAGGCCGAAAGCTACTTCAATGTATTCGCTGAAGCGGTTGACCTTTGCACATTGGATTCCCTCGGATCCATCCAACCGCAGGGGATAGCCGATGACAATCCGTTCGGCCTGACAGCGATGGATGACCTGTTTCAGTTCCTCCATGACCTGCTTATTGTTTTTACGAATGATTGTGGTAAGACCTTGGGCGGTAAGACCGAGCTCATCGCTTACGGCAACGCCGATTCTTTTTTCACCGAAATCAAGACCGATAATGCGCAAACGTTTGACCTGCCTGTTTTATTTGGAGGGCATTCTTAACAGATATCTCCATATCTTTCCATGAGAAACACGAAAACATGTTGCATCAGGTGGATGTTCCGCGCCTTCACCCCAGGCTCCAATTGAATTGAATATTCGGCAGGCTGTGGCCAAATGGGAGGTACGGGATTTCTAAACATGTTTTGTGAAAACGAATTCCTGGAAACCGATGAAAAATTTTGGTGAAATATTGGAGCCTCGTATGATAAGGGTTCAAGACAGAGTTCCTCCTGGATGATACGAACAGGAAATGATTCCGCATTGAATGATGTCTGAGGTTTGTTCCGGTGATAGGTGCTCCATGAGGGAAAAACGACTGTTTGAACGATTTGAAATCCAAGTACCCGCGAGGATCGAAGTAGCCGGGCAGAACAACGACCACGCCATCTTCAACCTTGAAACCCGCAATCTATCGGCTGGCGGTGCGCTGGTCAAATTCATGGGCTCGCTTCCGGAAGGCAGTGCGGTCAGGGTCGATATCGTCCTATCCTTTGAAGAATTGAAAACCGCCGCCGACCCGGATGGTTCGCTGGTTCTGTCAACCACGGGTCACATCGTGAGATCCGAGGCGGATGGTATCGCTCTTCGCTTTGACGAGAATTATGAATTTCGGGTCCGGTTGGACGCATTGCATCAGGGTATGCCTTCCGATATTCGTTGATGTTTCTTTAACCGGGCTTGCGCAGGAGAATTTTTTGTAGATCCTGATTCTTTCTGTTCATATCATCCCCGTTTTGATTGGTTTTTTTGACCCGCCGGTGGGCCGCCACCTTTTCATTGTGGCTGAAAAGCAATTCTGTTATCGTGGCCACGCAGCACAACATCTTTTACGGGCAACCATTCATGAAGCACATTATCCTGGGAACAGCCGGACACGTTGATCACGGAAAGACAGCGCTCATCAAGGCCCTGACCGGCGTTGATACGGATCGTCTGAAAGAGGAAAAAAAACGAGGGATCACGATCGAACTGGGCTTTGCCGCCCTTTCCCTTCCCAGCGGTCCGCAATTGGGAATTGTCGATGTCCCCGGCCATGAGCGTTTCATCAAGAACATGGTGTCCGGTGCGTCAGGAATTGATCTTGTCATGATGGTCATTGCCGCTGACGAAGGGGTTATGCCCCAGACCAGAGAACATCTCCAGATTTGTTCTTTTCTGGGCATCAGGAAGGGACTGGTCGTTGTTTCCAAAACCGACATGGTTGAGGCGGACTGGCTGGAATTGGTCAGGGAGGATATCGCGGGTTTCCTGAAAGGATCGTTTCTCGAAGGGGCTCCCATGCTTGCCGTTTCCGCATTGAAAGGGGAGGGCTTGAATGAACTTCTCCAGGCATTGACCACCCTCTCCCGGGAAGTCGAGGAAGAGGCCGATCCCGGTATTTTCCGCCTTCCCGTTGATCGCGTTTTTTCGATGAAGGGTTTCGGCACGGTGATCACCGGTACCCTCATGTCCGGGACGATTGATCTCGGAGAAATCGTTGAGATATTGCACTCCGGGGTGTCCTCAAAAATACGTGGTATCCAGGTACACAAGCATTTGGTTACGCGGGCCGAGGCCGGTCAGAGAACGGCCATCAACTTTCAGGGGCTTGAAAAGGAGTCCATCAGCCGGGGAGACATGGTGGTGCGACCGGGTACACTGATCCCGACACGGAACCTGGATGTTCAGTTAGAGTATCTGCCCGAGTGTGAGCGGAAGCTGAAGAATCGTGCCCAGGTTCGTTTCCATTACGGGACCAGTGAGGTCATGGCCCGTCTCATTCCGCTGGATCGGGAAGAGGTGGCACCCGGGGAGAAAATATTCGCCTGCCTGGTCCTCGACGAACCGGTCATTGTCATGGCGGGGGATCGGTTTGTCATTCGCAGCTATTCGCCGGTGACGACGATTGGCGGCGGTCTGGTCATTGATCCCCACCCGCCGAAGCACAAGCGTTTCAAGCAGGACGTGGTGGACGAATTCATCACACTGATGGATGGGGAAGAAACGGCGAGGGCAGGGGTGATCATCGGCCGTGCCGGTCTGAGAGGGATTACGCTTCACGAACTGGTTGTCCGCACGGGCATGACGCGCAATCTGTTACGGAGGATTCTGGAGAGCATGTTTTCAAGCCGGGATGCGGTTTTGCTGGACAAGGAAGAAACGCGGGTTGTTTCCCGCATTCCATATGACGTACTCTTAAACCGTTTTCTGGCGGAACTCGCACAATACCATCTCAAAAATCCTCTGCGGGAAGGATTGCCCCGGGAAGCATTGCGCATGAATCTGGGGCTCGGAGGAAACCAGAAAATATTCGCCATGGCAATCAAGGATCTGGAGAAACAGGGAAAGATCATTGTAGAGAGGGAGAATATCAGGCTTGCGTCACATCGTGTGGATCTGGGAATCGGTCTTGAGGCGATGCGACGGGAAATCGAGACGCTTTATCAAAAGGCGGGGCTCACACCGCCGACGGCGCGGGAGGTCCTGGAGAGGTATCCCGGCGAAAGGGCCAGGGTTGGCGATGTCCTGTCGGTCCTGTTCAAAGAAGGGAGCCTCATTCGGGTGTCGGAGGATCTTTATTTTAGCAAAGAAGTGATTTCCTCGCTTCGAGACGCATATAAAAAGCTTCTGCTAGCCCAGGGACAGGCGAGTCCCGCCGGTTTCAGGGACCTGACGGGTTTATCGCGAAAATTCGTCATTCCCCTTATGGAGTATTTTGATATGAGCAAGCTTACCATTCGTTCGGGGGATGTCCGTATTTTAAGGGAAAAATGATAGCTAACATGGTACAGGACAACCTTTCGAAGGCGCTGAGAATTTTTCCCGTGACCCGCTTTGACGGGATTCGCTTTGAGACAACCGAAGTGCCTTTGGCCAGGGAAGTTGCCTTGCGGATCATTTACAACCGGGATCAGGTGATGACCGTCGCCTGCGTGGGCAACCATCTCGATGAACTGGCTGTGGGGTTTCTGCGCTCGGAAGGGTTCCTCAGGTCTTTTCTGGACATTGAAAGCTTGACGGTGCGGGAGGATGAGGCCACGGTTGAAGTCTTGACGGTGGACCACCGGCGGGTCAAAACCGGGATGGGACGGGACTGCGGCACCCTTTTTTCGAGTGGTGCCCGCGGCATCGGCAGCGAAAACAAGCGGGAGGAGGAATATTTGGGTTCTCTGTCCATGCGCCTGGATCCAAAAAAAATCCTGCACTGGATGGAAGAGCTGGTGGGGCGTTCTGTTTTACACAATGCCAGTCATGGGACTCACTGTTCCGCCCTGGTGGATCGAAACGGTATTCTGATCTGTCGGGAAGACATCGGCCGTCACAATACCATAGACATGATCGGTGGATACGCCCTGCTCCATGACATGGACTGTTCGGACAAGATTCTGATGACCACGGGCAGAATTTCCTCGGAGATGGTGAACAAGATCCGACATTTGGGGATCCCCATTCTTGTCAGCCGATCCGCCCCGACAACGGAAGCGATCCGGATTCTCGAAGAGGTGGGGATAACCCTTGTCGCTTACGTCAGGGGGGGAAAAATGAACATTTATACACACAAGGACAGGGTTATCTTGGGCCTATGAAGAATATTTTTATTAACGGGATCAAGGCGGGAGATCGGGTCGAGGATTTATTTCTCGTGGAGGAGAAAAACCTGGCTTTTTCCATGAAAGGGTCTCCATATCTCAGTTTACGCCTCAAGGACAAGACGGGGCAGATGGATGGTCGGATTTGGGACAACGCGCAGCAACTGGACAAGGTTTTCAGGAAGGGGGATATTATTTTTACCCGGGCCCGTGCAGTGAGCTACAAGAGCATGATCCAGTTATCGATCATCGATGTGCGGGTGGCCACTCCCGAAGAAATGACCTGGGAGGACTTTTTACCGACCGTCAAGGGCGACATCGACGGCATGTACAATGAATTGATGGCGTTTGCCGATCAGGTCGTGTCGCCGCACCTGAAGGCTCTCCTGGACGCGTTTTTCTCCGATAGCGAGATTGCCGGGCCTTTCCGCCGGGCTCCGGCCGCCAAGGGGTTTCATCATGTCAACATCGGGGGGCTTCTTGAACACACCCTGTCGGTGACACGCCTTCTGGCCCTGGTGGCGGATCATTATCCCAAAAGCAATCGGGATCTCCTGATCGTGGGGGGCATCCTCCATGATATTGGAAAAATAAGGGAGTTTACCTACCAGGGGAACATCGATTACAGCGATGAAGGCCGCCTCATCGGGCATATCGCGATCGGTCTGGAGATGCTGAACGCGAAAATCGCGACGATCCCCGATTTTCCATCCAATCTGGCCATGGAATTACGGCATCTGATTCTCAGCCATCACGGCATGCTGGAATTCGGCTCGCCGAAACGGCCGAAAACCGTGGAGGCCATGCTTGTCCACCAGATTGACGATATGGACGCCAAGGCCAACGCCTTGCAGGAATATATTGACAGCAACGAAAACACCGATTCCGATTGGACACCGTTTCATCGCCTGTTCGAACGCTATATTTACAAGGGGGGAACATAACCCCTGGCTATCGCTCTGTCTCCTTTCGGTAGTGTTTTAGCAAACACCATTTTAGGAAATATCGCTGGCCTCTAAAATAAATCAAATTGCGAACATTCGTTTACACTACCGGCCGGACGGATCGCTGGAGGCTGTTTCCCGTGTGGGTCACTTCGAGTCCATCCGCGACATTCTGAAATCCTGGATACCGCATATCACGATCCTGAAGCCGGAAGCATTTCGCAAAAACCTGCTTGCGGAAGTGAAAGACTGGATAAAAATACAGGAAATGGAAACGAAATAAGGATAGCTATTAAATAATTACCTGTGCCATGGGCCGGGTGCGATCCATGTTACAGGGACAGGCTTGCTGTTTACAAGACCATCCAGAACAGGCTTCAAAAAGAGGGAAATGCCATTAACCGCTTCTTCGAAAGTATCTTGTACACCAGTCATCCGGTTCTTGCGTAGGAACGCCTCCCATTGAGACTGTTTTGCCTCATCCAGGATGAACGATTCGGTAAATGCCACAGGATCAGATGGGATAACTGTGTGGCGGGCAGTGAATGTTTCTTTAATCGCCCTTGCCAGGGTCTGGCCATCGAAATCAAACTGTCTGGAAAGCAACCGGATATCCCAAAAATCTTTCATACGGCTGTTCATGATGCCCCGCCTGACCATCGCTTCTAACTTCTCGGCAATCGTGCTTTCCTTACTGTAGCCACGTATTTGCGGCGCCGGCAGATCGAGAATCGTCGGATACGCCATCAACTCGGGTGGTGGAATTACAATATCGCCAAAACCGACATCAAGCTGAATCGTTATCCGGGCGGTATCCAAAGAACCCCGGAAATTGATGCGGACCCCTTCGTAATCGGCGTCTTCTGTGATCATCTGTCCACGGATGCTGCTCGGGTCGAATACAACCCCGTCCGGTTCCACTTCCTGAAGACATACATCACGGGCCATGGCCATGATGGCATCCGTCCTGTTTTCCATCTTTCCCAGCATGTCGATGTCCATCGTGGATCGAAACGCACGCACTTCCCACACCATGAGCATCAATGCGCCTTTGAGAATGAATTTCCCGGCATAAGAAGACCGGGAGAGCCTGTACAGAAAACGTTCGATCGCATAGTATTGTAACAGATCGTTGAAGGGGCGTGCAGATTCTCTCGACTTGTTGAGAATACGCTGATGAACAGAAGCCGCAATATTCCGCAGAGAGGAGCTCGTCATAGCGTTGCCTCCAGATAGGGACGCATGACCTTCTCGACACGACATATCCGGGCATATTGCATGAGACAGTCCGACCGGAAGCGTTTCCTCTGCCGATAGAATTTCAGGGCCTCCAGGACAACGTCGAGCCCGATCTTATTGCGGTATTTAAAACAGTCGGCCAGGGTTTTCTCCGGATTGTAAACTTTCACCGGGATGCCGTTTGCGTCGTGCTGCTCAATTCCTTCCGTAAAAGCGGGACCACTGAACCAGAAAATACGGAGCGGCGGAAAATCGAGCCTTGGAGGTTCGGCGCCCCGCGGCAGAGCTAGATAAATTTCATGGGGAATTTCGGTGGTCAGCTCGTGATAGGAGAGAGCGGAAATAAGACAAATAATACCTTTGGGGACTTTCAGGGCAACGGTAGCAAGATCCGGGTTACCCAGAGAAGGCATATCGGCAAAGCGGTAGATCCCACGTCCCATTCGCTCGATAATTCCCTGATCACGCATGGCATAGATAGTCCGGGGATGGATTCCCGACTTGATTGCCTCTCCGGTGCGAAAGATACCTGTTGGCGAGTGGAGCACAGCTCTGGCCCGTTTTATTGCCTCTGTGCCCTGCTTTTTACTGATTAGCGACATGGATAATATTACCTGCATTAGTTTTTATTTGTCTGTAATTCTATCCAGGCGAATGAGTTATGTCAAGCGGAAGCAGAAAGGAGCGAAAATTAAGAAAACATTCCGGATGTCGCCCGATGCCACCAGACGACATACCTTGCTTTCACATGGTAGCCAAGAAGAGATTCCTGTATTATCAGATCATACATTACATCAGAAGACAGAAAACCGGCAAAGCCTCGACGGCAAAACCTCGACGGCAAAACAGGGGGGTTGCGGTTCATCCCCACGCATGTGGGGAACATGCCTCGGCAGGATAAAAGACCAGCGTGGTTGTCGGTTCATCCCCACGCATGTGGGGAACATATATTTCATAAAAATGTCAATCATTGAAAGTACGGTTCATCCCCACGCATGTGGGGAACATGGGACCTCGTCCAAATCTGCAACATTGCATTCCGGTTCATCCCCACGCATGTGGGGAACATGCCGTTTGCCAATCCCGGCGAAAACGCCGGTGGCGGTTCATCCCCACGCATGTGGGGAACATATATTACGATGATCCGAGTATATCCGAGTAGGCGGTTCATCCCCACGCATGTGGGGAACATTTGCCCATATTTCGCTATGAGTTTGCTGTATTCGGTTCATCCCCACGCATGTGGGGAACATCTTTCACGACGTGACAAAACTGCGTCTTTTGCCGGTTCATCCCCACGCATGTGGGGAACATGTGTTCCTAATGGAAAGAGATTTCGTTGCTACCGGTTCATCCCCACGCATGTGGGGAACATATACCCTGCGACGTGGTCAACGGCCTGCACGTCGGTTCATCCCCACGCATGTGGGGAACATACGTAGGTGCTGATGGCCCGGACGATCTGGGTCGGTTCATCCCCACGCATGTGGGGAACATCGCCAGAAAGGATATAATTTGCCATCGTATTTGGTTCATCCCCACGCATGTGGGGAACATGGAATCACCTTCCGAATCTCCGTCGGAATCACCGGTTCATCCCCACGCATGTGGGGAACATTTTTTTCTCCCACATTTTTTCAGCCTCCATTTCGGTTCATCCCCACGCATGTGGGGAACATTCTCAATTCACCATGGGTGACATCCTCTATTACGGTTCATCCCCACGCATGTGGGGAACATGGCGTACCTAAATCAAAAGGGGCTGCCCCGGCCGGTTCATCCCCACGCATGTGGGGAACATTGTGCGTCGGCCAAAGTCTTCTCGGATACAGACGGTTCATCCCCACGCATGTGGGGAACATGAACGCATGGAGGACTAAATAATGGGTATTAACGGTTCATCCCCACGCATGTGGGGAACATATCGCTAGTGGCGGGGGTGGCGTTAATCATCTCGGTTCATCCCCACGCATGTGGGGAACATATGGAATGTCCTCGATGTGGTGAGATTTTTTGCGGTTCATCCCCACGCATGTGGGGAACATATAATGGCGTCCCGCCGTTGCCTCGACGAGGGCGGTTCATCCCCACGCATGTGGGGAACATTTTAGGAGGGACA
It contains:
- the mraZ gene encoding division/cell wall cluster transcriptional repressor MraZ, whose product is MALFRGQYNHTIDDKGRIILPAKYREIFAEKYDNQLVITNWDGYLIVFPFKEWNVIEEKMAQQSILKKEVRAFNRFFMSAAVHCVLDSQGRVLIPQNLREYAHLDKDVVLAGMLKSIEIWDKERFDTEMNDTGSNLESYEKCMVDLGI
- the mltG gene encoding endolytic transglycosylase MltG — its product is MQFTISRKLVFAGIFCIIFFGFILAFLIDVTQPPKGRTKPVLVEIHRGERFCEIVNMLHRERLIRTKASFYLLSILRGVTHQIKAGEYEFPLNISTVSVLDKLVRGDIKRYRFVIPEDQTAHDIADRLAALGLIDREEFIALFEDKNFLVSLDIEGDTAEGFLYPETYYFDRSMGTRKIMVRMITEFWKHVTPAMQKRAQIMGFSLQEWVTLASMIGRETGHKEEKILISAVFHNRLKKGMKLQSDPTAVYNLKGFSGPIKRRHLNTSSPHNTYQIHGLPPGPIANPGLDSLQAALYPAANNFLYFVSRNNGTHFFSTDYASHNKAVKKYQVNGKKE
- the ruvX gene encoding Holliday junction resolvase RuvX, giving the protein MRIIGLDFGEKRIGVAVSDELGLTAQGLTTIIRKNNKQVMEELKQVIHRCQAERIVIGYPLRLDGSEGIQCAKVNRFSEYIEVAFGLPVIKWDETLSSQAAEEVLREADVHWKKRRLLVDKIAATLILQSYLDRPSKPH
- a CDS encoding PilZ domain-containing protein, whose protein sequence is MREKRLFERFEIQVPARIEVAGQNNDHAIFNLETRNLSAGGALVKFMGSLPEGSAVRVDIVLSFEELKTAADPDGSLVLSTTGHIVRSEADGIALRFDENYEFRVRLDALHQGMPSDIR
- the selB gene encoding selenocysteine-specific translation elongation factor, translated to MKHIILGTAGHVDHGKTALIKALTGVDTDRLKEEKKRGITIELGFAALSLPSGPQLGIVDVPGHERFIKNMVSGASGIDLVMMVIAADEGVMPQTREHLQICSFLGIRKGLVVVSKTDMVEADWLELVREDIAGFLKGSFLEGAPMLAVSALKGEGLNELLQALTTLSREVEEEADPGIFRLPVDRVFSMKGFGTVITGTLMSGTIDLGEIVEILHSGVSSKIRGIQVHKHLVTRAEAGQRTAINFQGLEKESISRGDMVVRPGTLIPTRNLDVQLEYLPECERKLKNRAQVRFHYGTSEVMARLIPLDREEVAPGEKIFACLVLDEPVIVMAGDRFVIRSYSPVTTIGGGLVIDPHPPKHKRFKQDVVDEFITLMDGEETARAGVIIGRAGLRGITLHELVVRTGMTRNLLRRILESMFSSRDAVLLDKEETRVVSRIPYDVLLNRFLAELAQYHLKNPLREGLPREALRMNLGLGGNQKIFAMAIKDLEKQGKIIVERENIRLASHRVDLGIGLEAMRREIETLYQKAGLTPPTAREVLERYPGERARVGDVLSVLFKEGSLIRVSEDLYFSKEVISSLRDAYKKLLLAQGQASPAGFRDLTGLSRKFVIPLMEYFDMSKLTIRSGDVRILREK
- the fdhD gene encoding formate dehydrogenase accessory sulfurtransferase FdhD; translated protein: MIANMVQDNLSKALRIFPVTRFDGIRFETTEVPLAREVALRIIYNRDQVMTVACVGNHLDELAVGFLRSEGFLRSFLDIESLTVREDEATVEVLTVDHRRVKTGMGRDCGTLFSSGARGIGSENKREEEYLGSLSMRLDPKKILHWMEELVGRSVLHNASHGTHCSALVDRNGILICREDIGRHNTIDMIGGYALLHDMDCSDKILMTTGRISSEMVNKIRHLGIPILVSRSAPTTEAIRILEEVGITLVAYVRGGKMNIYTHKDRVILGL
- a CDS encoding HD domain-containing protein, which codes for MKNIFINGIKAGDRVEDLFLVEEKNLAFSMKGSPYLSLRLKDKTGQMDGRIWDNAQQLDKVFRKGDIIFTRARAVSYKSMIQLSIIDVRVATPEEMTWEDFLPTVKGDIDGMYNELMAFADQVVSPHLKALLDAFFSDSEIAGPFRRAPAAKGFHHVNIGGLLEHTLSVTRLLALVADHYPKSNRDLLIVGGILHDIGKIREFTYQGNIDYSDEGRLIGHIAIGLEMLNAKIATIPDFPSNLAMELRHLILSHHGMLEFGSPKRPKTVEAMLVHQIDDMDAKANALQEYIDSNENTDSDWTPFHRLFERYIYKGGT
- a CDS encoding nucleotidyl transferase AbiEii/AbiGii toxin family protein, which translates into the protein MTSSSLRNIAASVHQRILNKSRESARPFNDLLQYYAIERFLYRLSRSSYAGKFILKGALMLMVWEVRAFRSTMDIDMLGKMENRTDAIMAMARDVCLQEVEPDGVVFDPSSIRGQMITEDADYEGVRINFRGSLDTARITIQLDVGFGDIVIPPPELMAYPTILDLPAPQIRGYSKESTIAEKLEAMVRRGIMNSRMKDFWDIRLLSRQFDFDGQTLARAIKETFTARHTVIPSDPVAFTESFILDEAKQSQWEAFLRKNRMTGVQDTFEEAVNGISLFLKPVLDGLVNSKPVPVTWIAPGPWHR
- a CDS encoding transcriptional regulator, translating into MSLISKKQGTEAIKRARAVLHSPTGIFRTGEAIKSGIHPRTIYAMRDQGIIERMGRGIYRFADMPSLGNPDLATVALKVPKGIICLISALSYHELTTEIPHEIYLALPRGAEPPRLDFPPLRIFWFSGPAFTEGIEQHDANGIPVKVYNPEKTLADCFKYRNKIGLDVVLEALKFYRQRKRFRSDCLMQYARICRVEKVMRPYLEATL